A region of the Lycium barbarum isolate Lr01 chromosome 1, ASM1917538v2, whole genome shotgun sequence genome:
taaatttctacttgaatttttctaggcctaaggttatttttcacacaacaattcttaaaatctctaagtcttcccctattagcattacaaaaagaaacgcaaccgcctctataactttttgaatagaatcatcaaaacgcacaagaccatctttaacaattaagtttaaaatgtgacaactacatcttacatgaaaaatattttttagcggagggtttaattctctttttaaaagaccaatcgcctttgtattattagaagcattatctaaagcaatacaaagtgtttttctataaatgttaaaaaatctcataatagtagacattgaatccgctaaaattttTCCATTGTGACGatcttttccttcatcatataaaaaagatataattcttttttgcataacccaattgtcatcaacccaatgacatgtaatagcaaaaaaatctaacttgttaagactaagacccaaatcagcggtaagagaaacattacaatttaaagaattaaatacatggcgcaaataaaatctatattttttatacaaatctataacatccgctctacaagtacttctaggaataccctcaaataacagattataacaacgttgaatgtaagtaacaaaccccaaacccgaaggaaagaaaaatggtaaacaatcataaactaccattttagctatttctacatgctcttttttcttgtcatacttaaaaattttaccggttcgtgggtctatcgtcatttgaataccccccacatttgaacccgtttgctctccccaaacatccatatgtttcttttctcatatgagcatttagtgtacccgttccaccatccttactagtttcttgcttaaaagtaaatacttgtccacatagggtacatttagctgtttgactttccctatccttagtcataaattttcaaattttagcggttggcttacgagttctaggcgatttgtcttgtgtatgtgattgtacaggacatgtatctcctatgggattttcagGGGCTTGtgtgtcatcatcatcatcatcattatcatcatcaatttcattaaaagtgtcggtataatgttgttgcattgcctcatgacctaaaagtggattatttccaccaacatcaatacctaaattaggcgtttcttccacaaatgtttcctcattaagcccacgcctaacaataccactactaccggcaccacgtctaaatctcttcgccattattgaatagaattaatttaaatcacactcaaataaatcacaagaaaataaattgcaacaaattaaattgctagaattaaattgcgtaaattaaattgtgaaaaataaagatagagttggaacgaaggtaccaaattgccgaactaatttccaacaaagtgaaggcagctagaattgcaaatccaccaaagctacttcggattgttgcaaaatcaccaactccaccaacaatattataattgcaaaattaataattgaaactataataagactttataatatttatttgagagaaatttaaagtggctaattgttgcaaagtgactataattgagagattgagatttgagagaaagagaacagtgaattggtgtggattaaaatggaaatggagaggggtttatataggggtgggggatgggttaaagtgttaaaaaaaagtttggggggggggggggggggggaaggggtttgggaccgtttgacaacgaccatttttgcaacgGTCAATTGGGCTGCCCCAACGGCTCTATAAAAGAGGCACATTTAATAAAGCCAGTGAAATTAATTACTAAAATGATAAAGCTTTGTTtggatatttaagaaaatatgccACAATATATTACTTCCTCCGTCACAATTTATATGATGATGTTTGAGTGAACACGgagttttaaaaaataaagaaagacttttgaaatttgtgatctagAATAAGTTATAAAAATTtctgtggttgtaaatcatttcattaaggatgaAATGGAACGTTTGAATTTAAATTGTTACGAAATATAAAAAGatgtcaatttttttaattaactaaaaAAAAGTGTCATATAATTGAAACCAAAAGAGTATATAAAATACCCAACTAAATATAAATAGTGTATATTCATGCCATTGAATGTAGAAGTATTAAAGAGTTTACAAATGAAATGAAGAAGTGAAATTATGTGAGCATCAagaaaaaagtgaaaagtgaaaagtaaaagTGTAAAATGTGACATATGATTAGCTGATAATTATTACATGCTATTTGAAATGACATCATTTGTAGTACCGTACATATGTAAATGAGCACAATAAAATATATTGAAGATACAAATGAAAGAGAATGAATGAGAACTGGGGCCCATGGAAGAATCAAAGGCAACGCTTTAATGTTGGTTGTGAAATTACAATACTACCCTTGGTCAACGATCTTGATTctcaaacccatgcttctataatAGTATAAATATAAATGTATTGGACGAGTTTCAAGTCTGTCTTGGTTGGACCAACGTCGTTTATTGCTTACAAATTTCGTTTCAGAAGGAAGTGAAAAAAGAAAATCCCTCTGACTCCGTGTAATTAGCTAATGCACATGTGGCCATAAAACTTGTCTTTTAATGTTGAACTTGATCTGTCCCCTTAGATAAATGAGTTTGTTAGTTCTCATAAATGGCGGTATATGTATTTAAGAAATCATTTTATTTTGGTTGTATCCAAAATTATTGCCCAATTAATTCAGTTGATGTTGGGTAAGCCTACTAACAAGGTAAACACTCCATACAAGGAAGTTCTAAATCTTCAGGGCTCGAATTCTAAACTCTTAGTTAAGGTAAAGGAATTTCAATCATCTAATCAATCATCACACTCCTTCTGAGATACCTAAAATAAGATGAGTGCTGAACCATCTCTCCCACGAACAAAATCCGTCCAAATACATTTTACTCTTTGTCTCACATAAATTGTgtaaagcttttttttttcttcataaagTAGTGAAATTACACGTCCACTAATTtgtgaaattaaaaaaaagcCTCACGTAATTTATGTGAATTGCGTGAGGCATAAAATAAGTTTGTCAACAAATTGCAAAAGGCCATCTCAAGGAATATAGCCGTTGGAGGAGTATCACGCAAAATGCAAACCCTAGAATCCTCGTGGCGGCTACTAGCCGTTAGAAAAAAGAAGCACAACTGAGACCAATCCCAACAAACATAGAGACACACTATTATAAATCCATAAATTAAACCAAGGAGACACAGTCCCATCAATCAATTATCTTAATCATCTTCTTTTTGCAGGACACAACTTGGGTCCTTCCATATTCTCACTTCTCAACTCTCTCAAGCAAATCCACAAGCGCTCTCTAATCTACTTTATTGTTCTTCAATATTATTACTATTATAACACTAATCTTTATTTTGCAGGCTTTAATAATCTTGTTTTCTTGTTTCTCTTATTGCTATCTCTGCCTTTCTACATACTATATTTGTATCTTGTGCTAATAACATGGATGCAGGATCATTAAGTTCTGTCTCAGCAAGTAAATCCAAATCTCGTTGCCCTCTCCAGGAACAATTTCTACAAAGGAGAAATTCTCGTGAGAATGTATGTCTACCTTCGATTATTGTCTCTATAAAGTACTACTACTTGTTTCCATTTATTGGAACAATACTTGTCACAAGATGGTAATTAGATtttgaaattaagaaaaaaagGTCAAAAGAGAGATGGGATTTCATCTACTTTGTCATCTGGGGTTGATAATGAGGTTTGCTTATACTTGTTTTATGTGTGTTTTTAAGAGGAGGGGTTTGTCATAGACATTGATTGCTGATTTGGGTTATTAATTACAGTTGGATAGGTTTATCTCAGTTCTACTTAACTCTGATTATTGTCTGTCAAGATTACTACTTCTTTCTGTTTATTTGTGTTACCAGATGGTAATTTGGATTTTGAAATTAACAAAAAAGGCTAAAAGGGAGATGAGTTTTCATATACTTTGTCATCTGGGGTTGgctttaattttctttttatagAACAAACTGAGGTTTGCTTAGACTTGGTTTGTTTCTTGAAATTCTCTGtgctttttgtttattttaagtgATTCTTTTTATAGAAGAAATTGAGGTTTGCTTAGACTTTTTTTATGTGAGTATTTAAGAGGATGAGGGCTTTGACATAGGCATTGAGTGCTGATTTGGGTTATTATTACAGTTGGATAGGTTCATTCCGAATCGATCAGCGATGGATATGGACTATGCACATTACATGTTGACAGAGGCAAAGAAAGGTAAGGAAAATCCAGCTGTTAATTCTCCCTCCAGAGAGGCATACAGGAAGCAGCTTGCAGAAACGTTCAACATGAACCGGACCCGTATACTCGCGTTCAAGAACAAGCCACCCACTCCTGTTGAGGCCATTCCAAACGACTTCCAATCATCCGTTCAACAGGCCAAGCCTGCTAAAGCCCGTCGATACATTCCACAGGTGAGTTTACTTACATGGTCTAATGTTGGTATTACATTTCATGAATCATCATGCCAATTATTCTTAACTGTTGAGTTTCAAAAGATTTAGGCATATTGCTGTAATATAGTAAGACCTCTCTATAATAGCCACCCTcaataacaacatttcactataacaaccaTGTTTTATGTGGAACCAAACTTTCTGGTTATGTTACATTTTATGTTctcctctataacaacattttgctGTAGCAGCAAAAAAAAAATGCCGGACCAAATGATGTTTTTATTGAGAGGTTTGACTAAGTACATGTCAGTACCAATTATATATGTAACTGAATCCCGTCCTTATCGGTTTCATTGGTTTATTTTTTGCAGACTATAACAACCATGTTTTATGTGGAACCAAACTTTCTGGTTATGTTACATTTTATGTTctcctctataacaacattttgctGTAGCAGCAAAAAAAAAATGCCGGACCAAATGATGTTTTTATTGAGAGGTTTGACTAAGTACATGTCAGTACCAATTATATATGTAACTGAATCCCGTCCTTATCGGTTTCATTGGTTTATTTTTTGCAGACTTCTGAAAGGACACTAGATGCTCCAGATCTAGTAGATGACTACTATTTGAATTTATTAGATTGGGGCAGCAGCAATGTTCTTTCTATTGCTCTTGGCAGCACTGTATATCTGTGGGATGCATCTGATGGTGCTACTTCAGAACTGGTCACCGTTGATGAAGAAATGGGACCTGTTACAAGTGTAAAATGGGCTCCTGATGGTAGACATATTGCTCTTGGTCTGAACAATTCTGATGTTCAGCTCTGGGATACAACTGCAAATCGACTGGTTTGTTTCTTAAAATTCTCACATCATTGTTTATTTTAAGTGATTCTTATGCTAATAATATATGCTTTGTTACATTGTTGCAGCTGAGAACTATGAGAGGTGGTCACAGATCCCGAGTTGGCGCTCTAGATTGGAACAACCACATATTGACAACCGGGGGAATGGACGGTCAGATCATAAACAATGATGTGAGAATACGATCGCCAATTGTTGACACTTACCAAGGACATCATCAAGAAGTTTGTGGTTTAAAATGGTCAGCCTCTGGCCAACAATTAGCTAGTGGTGGAAATGATAATCTCCTCCATATATGGGACAGATCAATGGCTTCTACCAACTCATCAACAGAGTGGCTTCACAGGCTTGAAGATCATACTGCTGCTGTTAAGGCCCTTGCTTGGTGTCCTTTCCAGGGTAACTTATTAGCCTCTGGTGGTGGTGGCGGTGACAGGTCCATTAAGTTCTGGAACACCCATACTGGTGCTTGCTTGAATTCTATTGATACGGGCTCTCAGGTTTGTGCCTTGCTATGGAACAAGAACGAACGTGAGCTACTAAGTTCTCATGGTTTTACAAAGAATCAGCTCACACTTTGGAAGTACCCTTCCATGGTAAAGACAGCCGAGCTTACTGGTCACACTTCCAGAGTTCTTTTTATGGCACAAGTAAATTCTCATGCTATTCTGTTGCTTATTTTCTAATTAATCAATGTCTGAACCATACGCCAAACAAAGAAAGGAACTAATATTCTGGTTTATTTTGTTGCAGAGTCCAGATGGTTGCACAGTGGCATCTGCAGCTGGGGATGAAACTCTTAGATTTTGGAATGTATTCGGAACTCCCGAAGTTGCAAAGCCTGCACCAAAGTCAAACCCTGAGCCATTCGCTCACCTGAACCGTATTCGGTGAATTTTGAGGGACATTATATTGTGAGAAGTGACGGAATCTCTGTAAAGTATAATCACAGCACAAAATGCTCGTGAACCAGACAAATGCTGTATGTATTGTGTAAAAAAGATACTTCGGTTCATTTTCCTGTTATTGTTGGTGGAGTTTCGTGAATGGAGGAGCTATTTGTTTGCTTAAGTTGCTGCAATAATTTTTCTTAGTCACCTATAGTGACAAAAAGCATGTGTAGATAGATAAAAGCAAATGTTCTTCAACATAAAGATATTGTATGATTGTGGAACTACTGAAGTCCCTGAATAAGATGGAATTACATTTCTTACTCCCAACTTTGTCGTTTACAAAGGCTGTTGACAATtatttggtattttttttttttagcgctTTGTTGGTCCTCCACGAACCCATTGAAAGAAAATTGCAGTTTAAAGATGTGTTTTCCTTTGTCAATTCTGTCAACCTATGTTTTGCAGAAGCAAGGCTCACAATTTCCAACTTTTGAAAGATCAGCGGGTTCGATTACATTTCTCAAAGTTCTTAAATCTGTCAAGTTCTGTTTATACAATTCAGTTCTAAGC
Encoded here:
- the LOC132602815 gene encoding cell division cycle 20.2, cofactor of APC complex-like: MDAGSLSSVSASKSKSRCPLQEQFLQRRNSRENLDRFIPNRSAMDMDYAHYMLTEAKKGKENPAVNSPSREAYRKQLAETFNMNRTRILAFKNKPPTPVEAIPNDFQSSVQQAKPAKARRYIPQTSERTLDAPDLVDDYYLNLLDWGSSNVLSIALGSTVYLWDASDGATSELVTVDEEMGPVTSVKWAPDGRHIALGLNNSDVQLWDTTANRLLRTMRGGHRSRVGALDWNNHILTTGGMDGQIINNDVRIRSPIVDTYQGHHQEVCGLKWSASGQQLASGGNDNLLHIWDRSMASTNSSTEWLHRLEDHTAAVKALAWCPFQGNLLASGGGGGDRSIKFWNTHTGACLNSIDTGSQVCALLWNKNERELLSSHGFTKNQLTLWKYPSMVKTAELTGHTSRVLFMAQSPDGCTVASAAGDETLRFWNVFGTPEVAKPAPKSNPEPFAHLNRIR